From the Zymoseptoria tritici IPO323 chromosome 2, whole genome shotgun sequence genome, the window CTGCAGAAGGGCTTGAGAAGGGCTCGAGCTGAAGCTGCAGCGAGGCGCAAAATATCGCTTATATTGAACCTTGTTTCTGGTCGAGGTCAGGGAGAGTTTGAAATACCGAGACGAAGTTGATGGCGTGACATATGGACTTATAGAGGTTGTTCGAAGACTCGAACGAGGCACGTTGATGGAACCAGGTTGGCGACCAGCTACAACTTACCTCAACGTGAGATCTGGCTTGTTGATCTATGGCGAAGCACTGAGATGCATCTTCCTGATAAAGAGTTGGAGCTCTTAATGGACCTTTGAGCGATGCCCGCCCATTCGTGTGTCTACCTACTTCGCGCATTTCGATGACATGTCCTGGTGCTCGAGCACGAACATCGTCTGATTCTAGACCTTCCGCAAGCTCACGTCCAAGAGCCTGTCCCTCACCACATAAGAAAGCCCTCTTGCTTCCAAACCCCAAACTCCCCATAGCCGTGCCCGCGATCTCTGCTGCTTTCGCAGCTACTGAGCCCGCGGTGCCGCATTCGATATATTTCGCGGCTACCTTTAGCTGGACCAAGCTTGTTGCCTGCAGCCTTGCGCAGGGTGACTGTCACAGCATAAGCCGCGGATCGTGTGCGTCGCCGGCTGCCTGGAACCCCGAACTCCCCCAATGCCAGGCCACTCTTCCAATGGAACCCTCTCGAGAGCAGTGTCTGGGACAACGTATGCCCAGTCGAGATTGTCGCCGACTTGCTGAATTTCCGTCTGTTTTGCAATCATCGTGAGCTGCAAATCATCTTGCAGAGTAAATTGTGCTCCAATCAGTGCAGAATCTGGTGCCTGATCGCATGGAAGTTAGCGGATGCTTCAGCAAAACGACAGTCGACTCCAAACAGTCGACTCTGAACACACCTCTTCAGGACCGACTCCACCGTAGTTGCATCCAGCTCCGCATCGTCCGGAAGCTCGGCCATCAATGGCACCAAGCCCGCAAACTTGTCTCCGCCGCGATATGCGATGATCGCGGGCACGCCAGCGGGCTCCATTTCAGCATCGTCGTAGTGAAGTTTCACGAAGCGGGTCCTTGGATGCTTTGTTGCGAGATTGCGGAGGCAGTTCTCAAACAATTGGCTGATGTGTGACTGCAGTGAATTGTCAGTAGAGTCCTTCGAGGTGCCATCGAGGACCGACTCACATATTCGTCGTAGATGTAAACCACAACCACGATGTCAGAAGGCGAGTTGTCCACAGCGTCCAGATATCCCTCCGCATCCACAGCTGTCAATCCTCCGTATATTGTCCTATTCTGCGAGTTTTGATGCAATTTACTCGTTCGCGGCCCAGACTTCATCTCCGTGAGCCTGCTCTTTCTCCATCTCTGCATGAAATCCTCATCTTCGaactcctcgtcctcgtcctcctcgctcaGCGGCTGCGATAGCGTCGGCTCGAATCCATTTTGTTGTCCACCGTACCGTCGAAGCGATATAGAAGACCTCTCTTTCCGCACCGAGTCTCGCCAGTCCTGCGCATCTGAGATCACACCTTTGGGACCGGTGTTGGCTCCATATCTCTTGCTCGGAATTTTGTTTCTCGCCAGACTCACGCTCGGTCTGGATTCGGTCGCGATTGAAGGTCGAGGCgtttcgtcttcttcgtcgtcggcgaagaggaaggtcGATCGAGCATCGCTGTCATCGTCTGGGTGATTTTTGCGATGTGACTTATCCCGCATCAACTCTTGAAACTCGTTCTCTGCGGCCGACATGATGAGTGGGTACTGTTCGTTGTCGGTGAGCGGTGAGGTGGATCCTGACATCCAGGACCTGCCCGACGAGCTCCTTTTGTAAAGCGTATGGAGATCGTCTTACATTGAGCAGGTATGCAATGCCGGCACCACCAGTTGAACTTGGGTTAAGCAAGGTAGATTGCTAGCGGCGTGGTACCTGCATCATTGGCGCGTTTCAATGAGGTGAGCTTTGCTGCGCCGCGAGATGTCGGCTCGACACACTGTTCTCAGGATTCCGTCAGATTCGGGAGTTGCTGGGTTCTTGATCCGAGACTTATTTGCTGTGAATGGAACGCACGCAGAACTTGCTGAATTGAAGCAAGGTAGAACTATTCGATGCGTCTCACTCAGTTCACCAAGCGATCGATGTCTATTCGATGCTCTGCAGTCATGCACTGACCCGAACACAGTGGCACAGAACGCATTCGCAGTGCTTACGGTACCGTTTTTAGTCTTCAGGAGAACCTGGAATCCATCACAGCCCCCAGTAAGGCAATCGAAGATCTGTAGGGGATAATGACTGTGACAGGCTACAGCTATATGAGGACCGTTTGCGTGATTAATGGCAGGGTCCCAAAATAGCTGAGATGAGAGGTGCAAGCATCGAAGAGGCTTGAGGCTCAACAAGAGAGCCGCTGTTGTATGTTGAGTGCCTCGAGGGAATGCTAACTTTTAGGAGAATCGTTCTTGAGGTATCTCGCATACAACTACTTTTAAAACACAAAACAAGTCCGTATAGCGCCGGGTGCATGCACAGCGGCCAGCTGGCACTCCAAAACGTTCCCCTCTTCGCCAAAATGCCAGCAGTCGCAGAGTATCACGCTCCGGTACTCCTCAGCTAAacggtggtggagaagaatATAAATTTTCGCAGCGGACATGCACGAGTAATTTCCTTCGCAGACCGAATTTGTGGTCGTGCGGCTTCCGAGAAAGTCGTGCCGGTGAGAATAGGAGATCCTGGAGGATGGCATAGTCCAGGGATGGCGCCATTTCGATCAGAAAGGCTTGTTGTTCGCATTCGCAGCGAGAATAGCTTGGTGGACAGGGTGTGCAGTGCACATCGAGAAGGGGATGTTGTCATCAGTCTACGATATCGACTACGCCCAGATACGAAGCTAGCAGGATAGTCAGCATACAACAATGAACTCGAAGATCAATCACACGACGAACCATCGAGTCCCAGGAGCCTGTGCATAATGACATGGCATCGTTGCTAACGCCCAGGCAGCTGACGCGGTTGTCGTGCCCTTGAAGAGTACCAACTCGCTCGCCACGGAGAACATCCCACACCTGGAGACGTGTCAGTAACAGATAGATGCAAAGGCGGTTTCATGGCTGGACTGACCTTGCACTCGAAATCGTCGTATCCGGCGAAGAGGAGTCGACCTGAGACGGAGAAAGCCACTGATGTGATGCCGCATACTGGCTCGCCAATCTGGGAGGAATATGTCAGTGCTGAGTCTGTCCGTTACACGCACAAGTCAGCCTACGGTGTAACTTTGCAGCTCGCGATCTGCACGAATGTCGAACAATCTGCAAGATGCATCGTCGGATCCGGTACCGAATGCGTGGCCGTTGGGGAAGAATTGAATGGCATTGATGTCGGAGTCGTGGGCCGCGAATGTTTGGGTGCACTTCTGTTGCCGAATGTCCCACAATTTGGCGAATGCATCGCAAGCGCCGGACACGAACTGGTTGTTATCCAATGGATTGATGCTCAAGCTCATGACATCCCCGAGGTGGTCTGCGAACTCCGTGATCTTCTGGCCCGTCTCGATATCCCACAGCACACAAGTCATGTCGCCAGAGGATGTAAGTATGCGTCGGTCGTTGATGAAGCGACAGCAGCTGAGGTATCCTGAATGACCGCTCAATTCGCGGGCGACCCGCGTCGGACCTTCTCGCGCGGAGAGATTGTAGATTGAGCAGATGTTGTCCAGACCTCCGCAAGCCACGTAGTTGCCGCTTGGTGAATAGGCGCATGTCATGACCCAGGATGAGCGGAGCGGAATGGCGTGTACTTTGTTCGTGGTGTATGCATCCCAGATGATCAGCTTGCCATCCTGCGAAGCTGATACCAGGTGCCTGCGGTCGGTCGACCAATGCATCGCGTAGATCTTTGCGAGATGTCCCTTGAGTGTCCTCTTCGTTTTCATGGCCAATCGGGGTAGCTGCTCCGTCCGTTGTCGCGCGACATCACGGACTGTGAGAACACTTGTCAGCTGTCTTGTCTACTCTTACCGCCACAGCGAATGCAATGCAGTATTTTGTGTGAGGCATTGACTCACGAGTGGTATCGGCAAGCtcatccttcttcctcttgatGCGGTCCTTCAGCGCTTCCGCATCACGGCGCGCTATCTGGATCCGCTGCTGAACACTCTCATTCTGGTCAGCCATCTTGCGGGCAGTGAATGCCACCAGCACACGGCGGAGTAtgcggcggtggtgaggatggcGGCGGGAAAGTGCGCGGAGAGTGGGTGGTCGCGGAGGAAGCTGCGCCGTAGACGGGCCCGTCGAGCGGAGGGAGCTTCAGCTCTCGCTCGCGACTGCCTTCGCAATTGCGTCCGTGCCGTCGTCCTCGCGGGGACCGGGTATGGGCTAGTCGTGTACGCAAGACCGTCTTCGATGCAGTGGCTGAGTATGTGAGCGGATGTGAGGTTGAGTGGTGGTGATCAAATCCCCCGGAATAGGGCTCTCGACGGGCTGCTCTCTCTGTCGAGCACAGACCCAATCTACGGACCGCTTCAACTTTCCATGCCCTGCTTTCGGGCGCATTGAATCTTCGTACAAAAACTACATAGCCCGAGCAACTGCTGCAGGCAAAGTGGTGCTGCTCTCACGATCGCTTTTTTCCTGAGCAGCAAGAGATCGACACTCTGGACCAATGATCCAGCAGATCTCATCACCTCCGGAATGCCTCAGGGATATCGGTATGGGACCTGACCGGCAACCGGAGGGCGTAAAGCCCCGCCGGGCCAAATCCGCAGTCAAAAACTGGTGCCGGTGATGGCGGCATGGCCCCATCTCCGCTGATCGCGTTAATCCTCCTACCTAGGTAGACAAAGGCACGAATATTGCTATATGCTATTGCTACACTGGACTGAGACGTTTCCGGCCGGTCATTTACGTTCCGGTGAGATTGGTGCGATTACCTCAAATGGACACGAACGATTTCACATTCGCCCCATTGTTTTCCGGCCCATACCCAGATGCCAGCAGAGCGCTGCAAGGTCCAAGGA encodes:
- the MgGpb1 gene encoding G-protein beta subunit — protein: MADQNESVQQRIQIARRDAEALKDRIKRKKDELADTTLRDVARQRTEQLPRLAMKTKRTLKGHLAKIYAMHWSTDRRHLVSASQDGKLIIWDAYTTNKVHAIPLRSSWVMTCAYSPSGNYVACGGLDNICSIYNLSAREGPTRVARELSGHSGYLSCCRFINDRRILTSSGDMTCVLWDIETGQKITEFADHLGDVMSLSINPLDNNQFVSGACDAFAKLWDIRQQKCTQTFAAHDSDINAIQFFPNGHAFGTGSDDASCRLFDIRADRELQSYTIGEPVCGITSVAFSVSGRLLFAGYDDFECKVWDVLRGERVGTLQGHDNRVSCLGVSNDAMSLCTGSWDSMVRRVIDLRVHCCMLTILLASYLGVVDIVD